Within Planococcus citri chromosome 2, ihPlaCitr1.1, whole genome shotgun sequence, the genomic segment ctCTGTGAGCAGTGTATATTCCTTGATATGACCTAATCTAGGTTGGtcaaatttcataacatttgatcAAACATGATAGGGTTGGTCAAATCACTCATATCATATTCGATACAACTTGATCAAactagatctaaattgatcaaacaacgCTAGGGCCAGtgtatctttcttgatacaacttgataaaggttgataaaattgcataagaTTTGATCTAGCTCAATAAGTTCGATCGaaataggtatatcaaacttgatctaaattgatcaaatcagGTAATTCgcaatatcaaacttgatctaaattgatcaaacaagggTGAGACCAGTCTATCTACCTTGAATTATGatttgatctagtttgataaactttcatacaactataccaagattttaatcaatattgatcaacttttatcaaactgtatcaagattttcattaaaattgacctactttgatcaaatttgatctgaacattttttcccgggCAAAAACTGTGAGACAGTTTTCattgtgaaatgtgagcttcctatggacttattgagattgcaatttgTACAATAATATACCTTATTGTtctatgatgatgatgagaatgtgtcaatttttccaaaaaaaaaaaaaaaggatttcatAACACTTTatgacatttattttcaaaaacatggtttGAGACAggcaagtcgaaggacatttggggtagaaaatcgaatgtacacccaTGAAAGCGGGAGCTGAACAGCTCAATATCAAGTGTAAAATGTGAGGGGGGTGATGCTTgtatggaccaaaaaaaaatcctgctaaaaccattgagaaatttgctgtggatacaaaatttaccactttttgagaattacccacttacattaaaaaaacaaacaaataaattcaCCAGAAAATAGCCTGAAGCACCAAAATACAGATCAGTAAGTATAAAGATTTCTTcagaaaacaagaaaatttctaaaacgttGACGTCAACGTCAAAACtgtcgttttcaattttatccaatttcCTCTTATTATTCATTCTtcttgaatttcaagtttttaaaagttttagcCTTCGATTTGCTCGGGCTAcctctctcattttttttttgcattaaattttctaaaaaaactacttccttcaaatctgaaaaatttatgcAGGTCCAAAAACTAATTCTCAAgtctaaaataatattttatcattgaaaaaaatgcgaaaatctGAGCCAAATGCTTGCAAAATACCTCGTTTGCTGGATTCGCATATTTAATCGCGAatatgaaaaacattttaaataaaaattgcttacttacTCAAAGGAAATTTCAGCCTGGCAAATATTTGTTTGGTTACTGAAAACTTCGAACCCACTCGTTTGGTCCTGGAACCTTTCCAACTAAGTATGTATGAAATCAATCAAGGCCATGGCGTTGCTTAAGATGTCACCCTTTTCAGAACACCGTCTTGAAAATTCGAACCTGTATTTCAATTATCATAAAAGCTGGacatgccaatttttttctagggtgGAATATAGAATCTTCTCTTACCAGCAACATTTTATTGTACCAGCGGTTACCAATAAAATTATGATTGATGGGACATTTCAACATTGCGAAATGTTTGCATTGGCAATTAATACGTCACAGTTGAATTGCGAGGTTATAAATGTACCTAGCGAcaagttcattaaaaatttgtacataGGTAAGCCTATTTATTCTCGTTTGTatcttttttcgtttcattttccattttctagAAAGAACGTGTAAAATGAGCTGTTGATTCTGGTGTTAGAGAGTAATAAGAACACAGCACTATTATGGTAGAAATTTAATCGCAAATATgaaatcatttaaaatgaaaatagccTTACTTTGTTCCGAAAAATCGGAGCCTTTTTCTAGGAAGAGAAACGCGGGAGCCTTGATGAGGTAAAATTAACAATCTCTTCGGTGTGATCATGCCTTGCTCACGTTACGAGTATCATAAAATGTATTTGTAAGCGATGAGGAGAAGACGTTAAAGCTTGGCTTTTTTGGCCGCCCGAATGGCTAAGCTTTGCTtatccaaattttttctcatatttttcaagGTCTATAACAAATAAAGGTATGTTATACGTAGATATAAATTTCTGATTGCATATGCCAATCCGATGTCGTATGTATCACCTCCCTcctaagaaaaattttcatccagcctatagaaaatttcaaaaccttgACAGATAGCAAATTGCTCCCAAGCGGGCAATTCCCAATTAGGTACTTGAATTGGCCAGTGGGTCAGATATTCGTTTGGCCGATGTTGAACAATGACAGTTGGTGTGGGTGCGTCTTATTGATACTCAAAATTCGTTTGGTCCAATTTCAGCATCAGGTTCATCCTTAAGAAATCGACTTGGATGGAAATGTAGTCAAGATCGtggaaatgttttaaatttgtgATTGTGATGGTTGATTTATTGATGAGAACATGGAGGGACCGAGAGGCACTAGTTCATCTGCATTGATTTGGCTGAAGCTTTTTTTGTGAACACCTACCTTTAAAGGATAGCTCCAGAGGTGTTCCCTGGAAAGGTGATATGGGTCCCTAATCAGggggcattttaaaaaaaattgttgttttttcgcTCCACCTGTTTTGGAGGAAATGGCCCATATTCaaaagaaagttgagaaaatgcGTTAACGAACACCATTTTGTAGGTTCTACTcggcagttgaaaattatttaatcgCTGATATTTGCGTaaaatcttattttgaaaatttctttttctgaGGTATTTCACATTAATGAAGTCGAAACGTCGAGAAACATCTTTTTCTGAACAAGGAGAATGTTTTTGAATCCAGCGGTGGAGGTTTTATGgctattattaaaaattgagaaaaacttatcgaactttttaggtttttttaaattcgcaatAATGTTCTATGAATTGCCACCGCTGCACTCCAAAATATTCTCCTCATTCCAGAAATGATGtacattttgatgttttgattttactaatttaaaatattttagtacttccaaaatattaaaaaaaaagtaattcagCCAAAAATAGGCTAACGGCAcgaaaaaagctagaatttgaCCTAGATAGCACGAAAGCACGAAtttaacatgaaaaatttgaaaatcttagTCAAATGCTTGCATAATTTACCTCGTTTGCTGGATTTACATTCACAAAATCCACTCCTTACATCCACCAAAtggaaaagatttttaaaatgaaaattgcttacttAATTATGTACTCAAAAAATGTCTTTTCTTGCACAAACTGGACCGGAAACATTTGATCTGAAATATTAATGTTTACAAATAATGCCGGGTATTCGTTACCAATAGAGCAATAAAATCTGACATTTTACAGGTCGAACAGTGACTCAGATACATTACTTGTTCTTTCGAGTATTTATTTGGTACTTGTACTCTCAATTTATTATGTACATGGGTAAAGATCGACTAAGAGCCTGTTCCCAGAGCTAGTCAGGTTCTGAGCAATTATTCCTTTCCTAAGGAATAATTCTCAGATTTTTCATATGAGCCGTACTCTGCCAAAATTGGAGCAAGTATTTGAGAAATAAGTTACAATTTATTGTAACGAACTGAATGACAAAGAAGAGGAAGAATGTCTCTTTTGAATCTTTGTACAAAATGTACTCAGAGATGTTACACGTGTGCAAAAGGAAAAAGAAGCataagaaaatttttcgcttATCTACTTTTATCTGAACTggaaaaatctgtatttttccagtgtgtaaaaagaaaaaacatttttggctacccaagcttttatgatgaaaaattgtcagtgGTGGTCCCCTaaataattcctgagaactaCCACCCCATAGACCCccggctaatttttttatggggggttcaacccccttttgcagttttatcctcaggggttgattttacgtcgaaaatagctttagttttgtgttctacgtcaaatttccgatctagtgatatatcaactgtccttctacccctaAGGGGGGGTGGGCCtaaaaccattcaaaaatgaggggttttctaaaaaacacaaaaaagttaTCGGCGCATatgaggggtgaaatggtccccgagatcgttcgggttgatactagcatggaaggtgggtactaTCGAAAAACTACCGcgtgagaaatttcaaatccacaccacctcccttTTTTGGGGGAACCCCCTTTccggaaatttcaattacacttttctcagccccatttcaacagattttgaaaatttttcagcatgttatgtatatctttagtaggtatccccacaaaaattttcaaccacctcccctcatatttacccctcaaagcagcgtttttcaacttattttatgatttttaatacTTAATACTAAAACAGGTCAATTATAGGTCGgtaaaagaaaagagacttcttcATATTTGAATTATCTCACCGGCCTAAAAGTAATTTCCTTGCAGGTTGCCTACCTGTACTTAGTGTGAGGGGGCTAAGTGCTCTGGAGAtggctagatgagtgtagcaaaaaatctgactacatattcgtgctcagcggtatcgaatcatgagaaaacgacaccctactcgttaatatttggttattttccccaaaattcccattttaccccaaccctccctaagACATATCTTTACAccgttttgaggggtaaatatgaaggtagagggttgaaaatttttgtgtggaTACCTACTAAAGATAtgcataacatactgaaaaattttcaaaatcggttgaaatggggctgtgaaaagtgttattgaaatttcctaaaagggGGTTCCCCCAAAAAAGgtaggtggtgtggatctgaaatttctCACGCCGTAGTTTTTGATGGTACccactagagctgaaaacggttacgctacTCGCTAACCAGTATttggttaaaataccggctaaacccgctagtggttgtattgggttgattcggatatagataGTATTAGTAGCGTATAGCAAGTACAACCCAAATGTTTTggcacttggtctgcgcacgcaccccaaaacttgataatgtgtaagtgggaggagttacgctttgACACCTGTCGTTcatatgtgtgattgacgtttgacatgattgatgacaatgatgatgtcatgccagTACACCAGCTACACATTCAATGTGCTACTAGTTATATCGTGAACCAGTGCGACATTCTTTCAACTCGCTATCTGCTACTAGCGAGAAGCGAGAGTTTACGAtacgggtacagtagttacccactgtcagcgagtaccgttttcagctctagtacccaccttccatgctagtatcagcCCGAACGCTCTTgggggccatttcacccctcatATGCGCcgataattttttgtgttttttagaaaaccccccatttttgaatggttctaggcccaccccccttaggggtagaaggacagttgatatatcactagatctgaaatttgatgtagaacacAATACTAAAGCTACATTCGACATgaaatcaacccctgaggataaaactgcaaaaaacccattttgggggggaggtcaaccccccataaaaaaatcagcCGGGGGTCTGTGAGGTGGtagttctcaggaattattcaggggaccactccagacaatttttcatcataaaagcttgggtagccaaaaatgttttttctttcgaaatatGATGCTTATTTGCCTAAACTATATAGCTCCCAAACATggactttgacaaaaataattattaaaaaaaagagacaacACAAAACTCGTTAGAAAGGTCCatgctgaattttaaaaaatgaaaataagaatAATGAAGAGAAAATCGAGAAATAATCTCAATTTCAAACACTTGGGTTAGAAGAAATAAATGGAAATGGGTGGGGCATGTGCATATGATGATGGACAATAGGCAGACTTATATAAGacaactttttggtttttggggcaTGAAGTGAGAAAAAGAGGAAGGCAGAAGGCTAGGTGGACAGATGAGCTTGACAAAAATCtttaattcattaattattcCATAGGGTTCCACAAGATAGAATTGAGTGGGAGAGACTGCAGGAATCCTATGCCCATTTCTGGGGCTAGTGCAGGTGGGTTCTACTTAATTATAGTTACTCGTTATCTCTTTGTAAATCTATTCTTTAAGAAATTTATAACATTCTTCGCTAATAAAggattattattatattattattatggaaaacatttaaaataaaaattgcttacttgAGGGAAACTTATGTCGTTTTGCCTCACTTTTGCCTTATTGCGATGTAGATCATATATTTTTAATCACCACTCAAAAAAACTTCCCTATGGGGTCCCTATACACCTGGGATTTAACAGGCTATTGCCTTATGACCCAAGTCCAACAAATGAAACAACCCCCAATAACCCAAATAGACAACAAGTTGGTGTATTGGTTTATTGGTATCAAGTTGTGCACACGGTACTACATGTTATTACAATATAGCACAATACCTGACGTTAAGTCAGCTTCTGCTGAGTGTCTGTTACATAGAGAGCTAGGGATTCAGCATTAAACATCCTTCGTCTATAGAAAGTAACAAACTGCAAGGTGGCCATCAATGGCAGCTCCGGTAGTGCCTCTGGTGAACTAAACCACCAGAGGGAGCGGAGCTTTCAGAGCAAGCTCAGTGTTACCTACGCTTGGACTTTAAAGTTCCCAACAATAGTGGGTAACTTGGGAGTCCCTAGTCCCCACTACAAAAgtcataaatacatattttgccATAGTAGGCAATCGTGGGCTCGTTTGCCCTGCAATCAATTAAATTATATTATCTCCTACAAAATGTAATTGTGCTTTTTAAATGCCAATTTATTTAATTGCGGAACAGGTCTCGAGTACGTGTCAATTGAGCGTTTCTTGACCCAGAGGCCGACAAATGTGGCTGCGGTTGAGGTCCAGATTGATGACTCGTTGACGGAACAAATCGCTGAGTATGTATCGAGTCACCACCTGGTGATTGGTGTGGTGGCGGATTTTGGGTatggttttgaaattgattttggaaTTGATCGTTTCTTTAGTCGCGTGTATCGTAATTGCCATGATAGTTGTCTCGTCTAAAATTCAGGATGTAGTTTCTACCTCGATAATTTcctcaataattttcattcgttGCGCCATTATCTTGATTCGTATGTCCACCTTGTTGTGTACATGGGAGTACGTTGCGATTGGACCATTTCCTGCGTCCACGTGGAGACagtgtagatttttgaatcgtCTGTTTTCTTTAACGATAATGGCTTGTCGATCAAAGTTTGTTTACTTATGAGAGAAATAAGAACACAGCAGCATAATTATAGAAATATAATCTCGAATAtggaaaacatttaaaattaaaattaaaaattgcttactttgTTATGAGAAACTTGAGCCTTTTTATGATGGAATGTGtggatttttcgcaaaattgacAAACGCTGAATTACTCCCAAGCAGGTAACTCCCAAATACTCGAATTTGCCAGTGGGTCAGATATTACATCGTTTGGCGGGTGATGAACAGTGGCAGTTGGTATGTATGTCCTATCGAGGCTCAAAATTTATTGGAACATTGGGTTTGATGTTGCTTGGGTTTGCacatattattaattattttttacttcgcTAACTTCTCCCATGACAATTCTGGGAAGAAGAATTTGTAGACTGTTGATTTGTGATTTCAATTCTGTATTGATTAGCTGGGCTGAATTTGCCTGATTTATCATCTTTTGTGTAGCGTTGGTCAATTTTGTCAACTCTATTCGCATTATTAATTTGTTATTTGGTACGATTTGAGCATCACGTTTAATCAAGgtcatgttttaaatttatgattgaaaattttcaaaaattttataaaatacagattcactgtaaaatttgacaattccaagttctgttatctctaaaaagtctcttttgagtaaaataaactctcatggcgattttagcTCCCTCCATTGAAAATCAAGCTGACCCCataaaatggctgaaatttaatgtaaaatatgaatttcaactATTCTAAGGAGCCGACTTGGTTTTCTAAGGAGGGGGTTAATATCCTCATATCCTCACGAGAGTCATTTTACTCAACggagactttttaaaattgttggaacttgaaattttttaattttaaaaattttgctttgaagttgaatttttaaaaatttttgaaaattgagaactCTTACTGCAgcccgagtttttcaaaaatggaaaaaatgaaaaattaatttttcaccagAGGTCACCGCTTTGAGGACTGAGAGCAGAagaaatggcattttttttgtcatgtgTTTAAGGACCACCCTACTACATAAGATCCCACTGCTGtgtatatttcaatttttaggttcaaaataaaattttgcttaCTTTCTCAAGAGAAACTTGCCTTCTACCTTCCATTAACAGCAAATGGCAGCTAGATGTCTATATGCATTGCCGCATTCAATATTGAAGTCCTCCATACTTTTACTATCTTGAAGGAAATATCTTAAAAACTCCATTtctgatcaattaatttacaaatgaaatgaatttatttcaagtttcattcatttttttcttcaatattcatctcgaaaaatgatgatgaaatgatcagtaaataggtacgaaaaattattcaagtgcTGATGTGAACAACTGCTTATGTAAGAAGAACGAATTTGCGAACCACTTGAGAAATAGTGACGTCACGAGTGAAAAAGTGCTGTAAATATaacatttaccaaaaagtactaAATGAATGGTatgtcgaaaatttaaaaaaaaaatttatgatcatATTCAACAATAGTTCGCATTTGTTTGAAGACCTAAATAGAATGTTGAGATTATGCAACATAAGTTtggattatttttaatgaaaaaattcattaatgttCGATTTGTATTTTAATCTCATTTTCGGCTCAATTTGAGGATTTTATTTAggtgtgtaggtacctatttttttttcaataggtaattgccaaaaatagatTTACAAACTTTAATTCGGTCTGAGAAATTTCTACGAACATTTATTTAGCACATTCAATGTCAGATCCTCATTGGGAAGTTAAATATAGAgcattaggtataggtaggtgtTGTCCTCATtcagttgaaattgaaaagaattcatgcaatgaataagtaggtatattttagtTAGTAATCAATCTAATCATCGTATTATTCTATTTCTGTGAACGAACATAattctttttgacaaaaattacaaaggatttttgtaggtatttctttttttgcagatcatttccaaaaatatgtgccttttgctaaaattgtcccAAATCTCGATCgagttttttggtattttttttctggattaaatttttaaattttgttttgtaacttttttggttccAGAAGTTACCTTGTTTTGTGATatattgagtacgagccctgccATTGATCTAAACAcagatcaaaaaataatttcaggaactaaaattcaaattatttcaagtttttgtaagCACGagttatttgtaaaaattaaattttacatatAAAATTAATACCCTGAAAGTCCACTGCGTTACGTCCAAGGTTGCTGGCCCATCGCTTTGGCCATTTCCTCTTCGAAATCGTCGAAATCCAAATCATTCAACTCGTCAATTTGTCTTTTACTTAAAAGATAATAAACAGTATGTTTCTGACTACCATATATCGTACtcttattataatatttttcgtAATTCATTAAGAAATCGATCGTCGATATAATCAATAGACTTAGCAATCCACTCCTTGCAATTTGCTTCCTACCTTTCGGATCCAATAACTCCATCAGGTACGAATCATCGTACCCTTTTCTTTGAACGAAATCCTTGACGTAATCCATAAGCCAAGCATTTTGACACAAATTCACTAATTTATAAAAGTATTTAGTCTGTTGGCGCGATTTCGGATTACCCATTGTTTGATGCGGTTTATTTCTGAGCCCTTTTAAACTATAGTAATACTTATCGGCGATGTAATCCATTACCATATCGTTGTAAAATTCAATATGCTCGTCGTCGTATTTACTGGCATGATGGCTGATGAAATCATCCACGTAGCCTTGTCTTTTCGGTATCAGGTTGCGAATAAAGGACCAATCCGGGTGTAAATATAAAAGATGCGATTTTATACTGATGGCGGTTTGAGCCGGATTGCGTAAAACTGGTTCGAAGTTTTCCCAAAGGTCGCCTGATTTTTGCAAGATGTAGTATAACGAGGTGGCATTTGGCGAGAAACCGAATTTATATCGCCATATGGTAGAAGTTGGAAGAGTTTGGTATTGATGAGGTGTCAATTGTTGGgaaaaaatgttgtatttttCGTAACAGTTGCAGATGGTGTCGTTTGAGCACTGGCCTTGACTTTGGCAGTTGTAAAAGTCGCAGAATATTTCGCAGATTATTCGGCAGCCGTTGTCGCCGAAGACTGGGCAGGTTAGGTAGCCTGCTTGGCCCACTGTACAAAGATGAATTGCATTTAGAGAGGTGAGATTGGGAGAAAAGAGTTGTATGATCACGTGAGTGTGATGAAGTGAAACAAAGACGAGGTTTTTCTTTCGATGCATACTTGCATAggttcaaaaatgataataccTTCCTAAAAAAATAGTTCGAAATATCAAATGATGAATCTACTCACTTTGAGGTCCGTTGGGTTGAACGTGTACTTCTTGTGGTCTCCTCTTCTTCGCTTCTCCAGTTGCAGTGCATGCTTTATTGTAAAAGTAAAACACGTCGGGTTagatttcattcatttttgaaaatatgagcaTTTTATGAGAGGTGGGTgtatgaaatatcaaaaatgcaaCAGCACTTACCACAAAGAAGATGAATTACGCCGAAGACGAACCATGACGGATTTTTCATGGTGACctgtaaatagaaaaaaaatattcaacgattttatcatttttttgttttgatgtaTTGGATGTAAAAAGGAATTTTATTTACATACTCACATTTGAAGTCGTTCTGCATGCAACTTTTTTATTCCTTCTTTTACAAAAGACAAATGCTCAAGCAGAAAGACATTAGTACGAAGATTATAATACGTTGGTACTTTGATGATGTGGAGGACACTTCATGcatgttgttgttattttttggtctttttagaaaattaaaacacACCAACCAGAAACACTGTacaatgatttacaaaaaatgtaacgaatgaacaagtttttttttctttaatggatgagaaaattttctacttgaGATGGTGGATTGATATTAACGATTTGTGATTATGTGAGATTAGTAGAGGATGGTTTATCACGTCGCTCTGATAA encodes:
- the LOC135834854 gene encoding uncharacterized protein LOC135834854 codes for the protein MKNPSWFVFGVIHLLCACTATGEAKKRRPQEVHVQPNGPQMGQAGYLTCPVFGDNGCRIICEIFCDFYNCQSQGQCSNDTICNCYEKYNIFSQQLTPHQYQTLPTSTIWRYKFGFSPNATSLYYILQKSGDLWENFEPVLRNPAQTAISIKSHLLYLHPDWSFIRNLIPKRQGYVDDFISHHASKYDDEHIEFYNDMVMDYIADKYYYSLKGLRNKPHQTMGNPKSRQQTKYFYKLVNLCQNAWLMDYVKDFVQRKGYDDSYLMELLDPKGRKQIARSGLLSLLIISTIDFLMNYEKYYNKSTIYGSQKHTVYYLLSKRQIDELNDLDFDDFEEEMAKAMGQQPWT